Proteins encoded in a region of the Drosophila sechellia strain sech25 chromosome 2L, ASM438219v1, whole genome shotgun sequence genome:
- the LOC6613236 gene encoding uncharacterized protein LOC6613236, with protein MTSMLNTPIVSIFDLMVNRHIRLRRERGGAVTNGNLPPFRRPRAERRAADGKKKYNPSAMEFPLPETLELMTPPAANAITAAHLTKKHTSLKIQPPSEKDVIKKLVEKMSDGRGRTKTATPRHSQSSKKTSAKSSKTVVIQPRRRKVVGQGSFRAQSKLAKTSSTQLKRPPLSPRRAESTAKDASTQSKTKTTKNSLKKSGSQMRNTRSVDRLSNAEIPVVKRWRL; from the coding sequence ATGACGTCCATGCTGAATACCCCGATAGTCTCCATCTTTGATTTGATGGTGAATCGTCACATAAGGCTGCGCAGGGAACGGGGAGGTGCGGTCACAAATGGAAATCTTCCTCCATTTCGTCGGCCTAGAGCAGAACGTAGGGCTGCCGACGGAAAGAAGAAATACAACCCAAGTGCGATGGAGTTTCCCTTGCCAGAAACACTGGAATTGATGACTCCGCCAGCGGCAAATGCCATAACTGCCGCGCATTTGACCAAGAAACACACTTCCCTGAAGATCCAGCCGCCGAGCGAGAAGGACGTGATCAAGAAGCTGGTGGAGAAGATGTCCGATGGACGAGGCAGGACCAAGACTGCGACCCCAAGGCACTCCCAGTCCAGCAAGAAGACCAGTGCCAAGTCCTCCAAGACGGTGGTCATTCAGCCTCGCAGAAGGAAAGTAGTCGGGCAGGGATCATTCCGTGCTCAATCAAAGCTCGCCAAGACCAGTTCCACTCAGCTAAAGCGACCACCCCTCTCGCCCAGAAGAGCAGAGTCTACAGCTAAGGATGCCAGTACGCAGAGCAAGACGAAGACCACAAAGAACTCGCTTAAGAAGTCGGGTTCACAGATGCGGAATACCAGGTCAGTAGATCGACTGAGCAATGCAGAGATTCCGGTCGTAAAACGATGGCGTCTTTAG